From one Caldithrix abyssi DSM 13497 genomic stretch:
- a CDS encoding M20/M25/M40 family metallo-hydrolase: MKTRIARLFVLIGVLAQFALAKEAAVHHAIHARVFPMEQTISVVDTLTLNLDPPASYVEFTLHSALTVKNLTGGLTLQLIETNIVGSDRGMDVEAPEVLKRVKQNRYRLKAPRSRKLPRRVVLAFSGKIHHEIQQLAEEYARGFSTTPGIIDSQGVYLSGSSVWLPQFDKRLVTFSLTVEAPAGWDVVSQGKRATHRTVDGARQVRWICDKPMEEVFLIAAKFVEYQRDVGKVKVMAFLRSPDEALANKYLDVTGQYLEMYRKLIGNYPFWKFALVENFWETGYGMPSFTLLGPQVIRFPFILHSSYPHELLHNWWGNGVYVDFKGGNWCEGLTAYLADHLIQEQRGQGDAYRRATLQKYTDYVNETNDFPLAQFLSRHDAPSEAVGYGKCLMLWEMLRTDLGDRLFVKGLRHFYHHNLFKRASFDDLRRSFEKVSGRLLQSFFDQWVKRSGAPELLLAEARVQQNKDTFGLQLQLRQVQKEEPFQLNVPIAVYFEDTVEVKMAAMNERQKDVEWSFQKEPVKVAVDPQFQVFRRLHYSEIPPALSKIFGAGKVLIVLPDGLSADNPYVKLANIWSGSKSKDVQVKAASEVNELPDDRSVWVFGDDNPFKKEIKTALKNYDAQIKADRVQLEKFDLPLANNSFVITVRHPKNRQAALVWLRIGNPQAVKGLARKLPHYGKYSYLAFSGAEPTNIAKGQWPIINSPLQKTLNDKKLPQNVRLKKRPALAQLTPLFSAERMLQDIRYLASEELEGRGLGSEGLEKAARYIAEQFKKAGLQPGADDGTYFQVWPEIVDDQGNKASVKNIIGLIPGTDPHLKDQAVVVSAHYDHLGRGWPDVHRGDEGKIHPGADDNASGVAALLELARVLGQSFKPQRTVIFVAFTAEESGLKGSRYFVKHYRRFPPDKIMADLNLDTVGRLKDNKVMILNVSSAKEWPYIFMGVGHVTGVDAQIVTPPLDASDQVAFIEAGIPAVQIFSGPHTDYHRPSDTVDKINADGLVKSATLTRETLAYLSAERKEPLTFTAKKTAEKSAAAHQGGRKVRTGILPDFAFEGQGVKIKSVDKDSPAARAGLKAGDVIVALGKQPVANLKDYSVLLKKHQAGDVIVLQIKRNGEQKEIRVKLEER, translated from the coding sequence ATGAAAACCAGAATAGCCCGCTTATTTGTTTTAATTGGCGTTTTGGCGCAGTTTGCCCTTGCCAAAGAAGCGGCCGTGCATCACGCCATCCACGCCCGCGTGTTTCCAATGGAGCAAACTATTTCCGTGGTGGATACGCTGACGCTGAATTTGGACCCGCCTGCCAGTTATGTGGAGTTTACTTTGCATTCTGCCCTGACGGTTAAAAATTTAACGGGCGGATTAACCCTGCAATTAATTGAAACAAACATTGTCGGAAGCGACCGCGGCATGGATGTGGAGGCGCCGGAGGTTTTAAAACGCGTGAAACAAAACCGTTACAGGCTGAAGGCGCCGCGGTCAAGAAAGTTACCGCGGCGTGTGGTGCTGGCCTTTTCCGGAAAAATTCATCACGAAATTCAGCAACTGGCCGAAGAGTATGCGCGCGGATTCAGCACCACCCCGGGCATCATCGATTCTCAGGGCGTTTATCTGTCTGGTTCCAGCGTCTGGTTGCCGCAATTCGACAAAAGGCTTGTTACCTTTTCGTTGACGGTAGAAGCGCCCGCCGGTTGGGATGTGGTCAGCCAGGGTAAACGCGCCACCCACCGGACGGTAGATGGCGCGCGTCAGGTGCGCTGGATTTGCGACAAACCCATGGAAGAGGTGTTTTTAATCGCCGCTAAGTTTGTCGAATACCAGCGCGATGTGGGAAAAGTAAAGGTCATGGCCTTTTTGCGTTCGCCTGATGAAGCGCTGGCCAATAAATATCTGGATGTGACCGGCCAGTACCTGGAAATGTACCGTAAGCTGATCGGAAACTACCCCTTCTGGAAATTTGCCCTGGTGGAAAATTTCTGGGAAACGGGTTACGGCATGCCTTCTTTTACTCTGCTTGGCCCGCAGGTCATTCGCTTCCCCTTCATTCTCCATTCTTCTTATCCGCACGAGCTGCTGCACAACTGGTGGGGCAATGGCGTTTATGTTGATTTTAAAGGCGGAAACTGGTGCGAGGGGCTAACCGCTTACCTGGCCGATCATCTGATTCAGGAGCAGCGGGGGCAGGGCGACGCTTACCGCAGAGCCACTCTGCAAAAATATACCGATTACGTTAACGAAACGAATGATTTTCCCCTGGCGCAATTTCTCTCCCGCCATGACGCGCCTTCGGAGGCCGTTGGCTATGGCAAATGCTTGATGCTCTGGGAAATGCTGCGTACCGATCTGGGCGATCGGTTATTTGTGAAAGGTTTGCGCCATTTTTATCACCATAACCTTTTTAAACGCGCTTCTTTTGACGATTTGCGCCGCAGCTTTGAAAAGGTAAGCGGCCGACTGCTACAATCCTTTTTTGATCAATGGGTAAAACGCAGCGGCGCGCCTGAATTATTGTTAGCAGAGGCAAGAGTACAGCAGAATAAAGATACCTTTGGTTTGCAATTGCAGTTACGGCAGGTTCAAAAGGAAGAACCCTTTCAATTGAATGTGCCGATTGCCGTTTATTTTGAAGACACCGTAGAAGTAAAAATGGCGGCGATGAATGAACGGCAAAAAGATGTAGAGTGGAGCTTTCAAAAAGAACCCGTAAAAGTGGCGGTTGATCCACAGTTTCAGGTTTTTCGCCGCCTGCATTACAGCGAAATTCCGCCCGCCCTTTCTAAAATTTTTGGCGCCGGCAAGGTGCTCATTGTTCTACCCGATGGCTTAAGCGCAGATAATCCTTACGTTAAGCTGGCCAACATCTGGTCGGGCAGCAAAAGCAAAGACGTGCAGGTTAAAGCGGCCTCAGAAGTAAACGAGCTGCCAGATGATCGATCCGTGTGGGTCTTTGGCGACGACAACCCGTTTAAGAAAGAGATCAAAACAGCTTTAAAAAATTATGACGCTCAAATCAAAGCCGATCGTGTGCAACTGGAAAAATTTGATCTTCCGTTAGCAAACAACAGTTTTGTCATTACCGTGCGCCATCCTAAAAATCGTCAGGCGGCGCTGGTCTGGCTGCGCATCGGCAATCCGCAGGCGGTTAAGGGGCTGGCGCGCAAGCTGCCCCATTACGGCAAGTACAGCTACCTGGCCTTTAGCGGCGCCGAGCCCACCAACATTGCCAAAGGTCAATGGCCCATCATAAATTCGCCATTACAAAAGACGCTAAACGATAAAAAACTGCCGCAGAATGTGCGTTTGAAAAAGCGTCCTGCGCTTGCTCAGTTGACTCCGTTGTTTTCTGCAGAGCGCATGTTGCAAGATATTCGTTATCTGGCCAGCGAAGAGCTGGAAGGGCGCGGCCTGGGCAGCGAAGGCCTGGAAAAAGCCGCCCGGTACATCGCCGAACAGTTTAAAAAGGCCGGGCTGCAACCCGGCGCGGATGACGGCACTTATTTTCAGGTATGGCCGGAAATTGTTGACGACCAAGGTAATAAAGCGTCGGTTAAAAATATCATCGGTCTCATTCCGGGTACGGATCCCCACTTAAAAGATCAGGCGGTGGTGGTCAGCGCCCATTACGACCATCTGGGACGCGGCTGGCCGGATGTGCACCGTGGCGACGAGGGAAAGATTCATCCGGGGGCAGATGACAATGCCAGCGGCGTAGCGGCGCTGTTAGAGTTGGCGCGCGTCCTTGGCCAAAGCTTTAAACCGCAGCGCACGGTTATTTTTGTGGCCTTTACGGCCGAAGAGAGCGGACTTAAAGGCTCGCGCTACTTTGTTAAACATTATCGCCGTTTTCCGCCGGATAAAATTATGGCCGATTTAAATCTGGACACCGTGGGCCGTTTAAAGGACAATAAAGTGATGATTCTTAATGTGTCCAGCGCTAAAGAATGGCCTTATATTTTTATGGGCGTCGGACACGTGACAGGCGTGGATGCCCAGATAGTAACCCCGCCGCTGGATGCCAGCGACCAGGTAGCCTTTATTGAAGCGGGTATTCCGGCCGTGCAGATTTTTTCCGGGCCGCACACCGATTATCATCGTCCCAGCGATACGGTCGATAAGATCAATGCAGATGGGCTGGTTAAAAGTGCCACATTAACGCGAGAAACGCTGGCGTACCTGAGCGCTGAACGCAAGGAGCCGCTGACGTTTACCGCAAAAAAGACCGCCGAAAAATCTGCCGCCGCCCATCAGGGAGGCAGAAAGGTGCGCACCGGTATTCTGCCGGACTTTGCTTTTGAGGGGCAGGGCGTTAAAATTAAAAGCGTTGACAAAGATTCACCTGCCGCCCGCGCAGGATTGAAGGCCGGCGATGTGATTGTGGCCCTGGGCAAACAACCGGTCGCCAATTTGAAGGATTACAGCGTGTTGTTGAAAAAACATCAGGCCGGCGATGTGATTGTTTTACAAATTAAACGCAACGGTGAACAGAAAGAAATCAGAGTAAAACTCGAAGAGCGCTAA
- a CDS encoding TetR/AcrR family transcriptional regulator, which produces MRTKPDEKARKILQAAVEIFAQKGYQQAKISEIAKKAGVAHGSVYTYYKNKEELLYQMISAVWKQFSQKLHEISKAADLDPLQKIRKMVDATFDAFTGNPQLGFVVIKEHNELRKKGIDASKEEYLHLTKSFCRVYEQGVAEGFFNPGIKCETYFHFVFGGLYHIIHRWAYAPPSIDLEEAREQVQHYVQQSLLGG; this is translated from the coding sequence ATGCGCACCAAACCGGATGAGAAAGCCCGGAAGATTTTACAGGCCGCCGTGGAAATCTTTGCTCAAAAGGGGTATCAGCAGGCCAAGATATCAGAAATCGCTAAAAAGGCCGGGGTTGCCCACGGCAGCGTTTACACCTATTACAAAAATAAAGAAGAATTGTTGTACCAGATGATCTCTGCGGTGTGGAAACAATTCAGTCAGAAACTGCACGAAATCAGCAAGGCCGCCGATCTGGACCCTCTGCAAAAGATCCGCAAAATGGTGGACGCCACGTTTGACGCTTTTACCGGCAATCCGCAGTTGGGCTTTGTGGTCATCAAAGAGCACAACGAATTGCGTAAAAAAGGGATTGACGCCTCAAAGGAAGAGTATTTGCATCTAACCAAAAGTTTTTGCCGCGTTTACGAACAGGGCGTTGCCGAAGGTTTTTTTAATCCGGGCATCAAATGCGAAACCTATTTTCATTTTGTGTTTGGCGGTTTGTACCACATCATTCACCGCTGGGCGTATGCTCCACCTTCCATAGACTTAGAAGAGGCGCGCGAGCAGGTTCAGCATTATGTGCAGCAAAGTTTATTGGGCGGTTAG